The segment tgaataagaattatacaaaccagtagaggttatgaattctttgaagaatgttcTCCTTGGGGTACGaccacccacctccccacattctgtctgacaaTCTCAGCATGAAAGGTTAGGTATGAGGTACACagcgagagttacctgctcttggctgttaagggGCCCGGGAAGGGggcctgtaggggtggtctcacaagacaaaaacgagttttttgttttgtaaaatatttattcaatattgttacagctGTCATAGGCATTttcaatggacattttaatgctatatatgtaccccaaggaggacattcttcaaagaattcacaacctctacaggtttgtataatttttGCATATGTTTGCTTTTCAGCAAGCAGCATTGTTATTGTTGTCTGAATTGCTGGATAGGAAAGAAAGGTTTATATTGGTTGTGATTTCTTGCAACAAAAGGAGAAACAATTGTGTTCCTctttgttttcaatgtgttgatacTTCCTTGACTCTCTCCACGATGTCAATGTGTATGGCAAGCCCATATACCTCACTCTGATTGGTCGACGATCCAACCAGTATGCTGGCACCAGGTTTCTCAAGAGAGGCACCAACTCTGAGGTAACTTCCTGTCACATGACTACAGGTTCTGGATACTACGTCTCTGATAGCTCTTACTCTGGGACATGATCTGCAGCTCAGGCATTATCAAAGCTCAAAATAAAACCTGTTGAACTTTATGACCAATGTGTTTGTTATGTGGGTCTGGAGATACTTTTCACCTTGAGAAATTAAGATAGTTTATGATCATCCTGTttaatgtgttaatgtgttgcatCTTGATTGATTTTATTCTCTGTATTCATTCTACAGCCAACTGAAATTTAGGTTTTCTGCACATTTTTAcataaaatgttgatttattgtgCAACCCAGCTGGTGCATTAAATTAACGTATGTATTAAAATTTTCTTTAGGGTGGAGTAGCCAATGAGATTGAAACTGAGCAGATAGTCCATGATGCGTCTGTGACCTTCCTTGAACATGGCAAGGTGACATCCTTCACCCAGATGCGTGGCTCTATTCCATTGTTCTGGTCCCAGGACATAGCCAAGATGGTCCCCAAACCTCCCATCATGTGTAAGCTTTGTTATCTGTAACCACTGTAACACACTGGTTTCACATTATATTACAAAGCAATTGATTCATGAAAGCAGGttagtgaaaaacattagagAATTCTTATATATGTTGATTGTGCTAAATTTGAAGGGACTTTGAAAATTTGTGTTTGACATGATTGATCTTGTTAATCCTGATTcaattcaaattaaaaaaataagatTCTCTCATGTATGAGTTGTTTGGGTGTTGGGTTTTGTGATGTATCCATCAAGTGTTAATGTAAAACTTGTGTGATTATTTCTCCAGTGGACAAGCGAGACCCGTTTGCCCATGCAGCCGGACTTCACTTCAACCAGGTGCTTCAAAGAAGTGGGGCACCTGTCATTGTCCTCAATCTAGTCAAGGTATGTTTGCTCTATATTGAACATTGTGACGCATAACTGGCTTTCATAGATACATTTCCATGGGATCATGTCTGCAGTGGAACTACTGTTTCATTTGTGTTCCTGTTGTGTTGAGACAAGGGAGAAGAAAAGGCATGAGTCTATCCTGAGCGATGAATTCATAGACACAATAAACTACCTGAACCAGTTCCTGCCTCCAGACCACACCATACACTACATCGGATTCGACATGGCAAGGGTCAACAAGAGGTATGTCCATCTCAAAACAATACCTTCTTGTTTCTGAAGGTTAGTGGCATTTTGATATAGATTCAGTAAGAGTTATGTAGCAGGAGAAACTACCACCAAGTAATGAAAGTATGTATAGACAATGTGTTGTGTTAATCAGCAGAAAGGTAGGATACATGTTGTAGTATGGGGAAATATGAGATATATGTTGAGGTATGTGAAAATGTGGGATATATGTTGTAGTATGGGGAAATGTGGGATATATGTTGTAGCATGGGGAAATGTGGGATATATATTGTATGGAAAATGTGGGATATACGTTGTAACATGGGGAAATGTGGGATATATGTTGTAGTATGGGGAAATGTGTGATATATGTTGTAGGATGGGGAAATGTGGGATATATATTGTATGGGAAATGTGGGATATATGTTGTAGTATGGGGAAATGTGGGATATACGTTGTAACATGGGGAAACGTTGGATATATGTTGTAGCATGGGGAAATGTGGGATATATGTTGTAGCATGGGGAAATGAGGGATATATGTGTTGTAGCATGGGGAAATGTGGGATATATGTTGTAGCATGGGGAAATGTGGGATATATGTTGTAGGATGGGGAAATGTGGGATATATGTTGTAGCATGGGGAAATGTGGGATATATGTTGTAGCATGGGGAAATATGGGATATATGTTGTAGTGTGGGGAAATGTGGGATATATATTGTATGGGAAATGTGGGATATACGTTGTAACATGGGGAAATGTGGGATATATGTTGTAGTATGGGGAAATGTGGAATATATGTTGTAGCATGGGGAAATGTGGGATACATGTTGTAGTATGGGGAAATGTGGGATATATGTTGTAGTATGGGGAAATGTGTGATATATGTTGTAGGATGGGGAAATGTGGGATATATGTTGTAGTATGGTGAAATGTGGGATATATGTTGTAGTATGGGGAAATGTGGGATACATGTTGTAGCATGGGGAAATGTGAGATATATGTTGTAGTATGGGAAAATGTGGGATATATGTTGTAGCATGGGGAAATGTGGGATATATATTGTATGGGAAGTGTGGGATATACGTTGTAACATGGGGAAATGTGGGATATATGTTGTAGTAAGGAGAAATGTGGGATATATGTTGTAGTATGGGAAAATGTAGGATATATGTCGTAGTATGGGGAAATAtttgatatatgttttaatATGGGGAAATGTGGGATATATGTTGTAGTATGTTGAAATGTGGGATACATGTTGTAGTATGGGGAAATGTGGGATATATGTTGTAGTATGGGGAAATGTGGGATATATGTTGTAGTATAGGGATCAGTGTCAGGGGTGGATCCTGGATTTGGGAGAACAATTCAAAGGTAAAGGAGAAATGTTCTTTAGGTATTTTCTTACAAGAGAACAGGGAATGCACATTCCTAGCTTGTCAGGAGTGATGACTAAATTGGTTCAGGCTGTTCATCACAGTGATGTGGATGTTAGCTCGCCTGCATCCCTGAAGTAAGTGTAAGTGAGGCAGCTCGGAACATCAACCACTGTCTTGCCTGGCTCACACTCATGTGTCAGCATCATTACATTACAACATGCTGTGGTTGACACGATGTGATGTATGTACCAGGAAGGACACTGACGTGCTAGTCCGCCTCGCCAGGATTGCCAAGTACTGCCTCAAACAGACCGGCTTCTTCCTCAGCATGCCTCCATCCCAGGCGCAGGTGGTCCTCAAGGACGAGGAGTAAGTCATCTTACTGTGCAAGGATACAGGGGGATTTCAAAATGCTGgataatttacaaataatttcTATAGTTTCCAGTTAATTGAGTAACTCATGTCTTATGCCTAACTGTGTAATATGTCTTGAAATAAGGGGCTGTGCTCAATCCCTGCAATAATACAAGTCAGTTGTTTTAAACTAAGAGATTCTTCATGTCATATCAAACTCATATTTGCTTCCAGTTTGTATGACTGAGTATTTACGAAAACCAAATGTGATCATCTCTACAAGTCCAGATTGATGGTTTGAGAGAATTCTGTGAATTTGACACTGCTTTTAACAGTACTCCATCTTGCAGAGCTGGATCACCAACAattggcttcacatatattCATGCAGGTCATCAGTCATCATTAAGTCAAGCCAGGACCTCCATTCATGGGATTCATGCCATTAAAATTCCCTCCTCATATCAAGTTAAATACTGACAGACCACACAAATCACTTAGACAAGACATCATCATGTACATAACTTAATTGTTCAAGGTTCAAGGGAATTCAAGGTCACCGCTCAGCAACTGGTTTACGCCAGACTGGCATAGTAAGGACAAACTGTGTGGATTGTCTTGACAGAACCAACACAGCCCAGTTTGCTGTTGGACGTTGTGCTATGGCATATCAAGTAAGTTCCTTAGTCAtgtcagagttatctccctgtgTTCAAGTTCAGTCTCACAGCATCTGACCTGAGTTTTAGAGACAAGGAGGGCCAATAAAATTAAAAGTAACTAGGTGTTAGGAACACTATAACTAAATACAGATAACAGTGTGACTTTTTTCATCCTTTCAGCTTTATGCCTTGAATGTGATTGACAAACCCCACTTGGAGTTCGACACCGACTGTCTAAGGTGGGAGTATATCTCGTTTGTATAGGTATTTTATATAACAGGTGGTGTCCATGGACGTAGTTTTCATTAAAAGAATAAATGTAGAGAAAACTTACTAAGACAGAACCCAAACATACAACTGTTTGGATGTGTCCAAGTGCTGAATGTCTGTTGTAATAGGCGATGCTTGCCAGTTCACTCTAGTGTAATGTCTGACTTGCGgctgttgtgtattgtgtgaTCTCTtactgttgtttctgttcagaATGTTAGAGGATCTGTATGAGGATCATGGTGACACAATGGCACTGCAGTATGGGGGATCACAGCTGGTGCACCGAATCAAGGGTTACCGGAAGATCTCACCCTGGACCTCTCACTCAAGGGACATCATGCAGACACTGTCCCGTTACTATAGCAACGCCTTTTCAGGTGAGTGTGAGAAATACTTACACACAATTGTGGTAGTGATCGATGCAGAAATCATGTGTTCTCTGATTCTGTTTACTGAACCAATTCTTGTATAGATTGACGTGGCGGGGAGACATTGTGACAACCATACAAGCCAGGGACCCTGTCTGTAATGTCAGTAAGGCTATGCAAATGGCAAATTTAATTAGAGAACAATTCCACAGAGAAAAAGCTTAAAACATTTCAAGCTTTGCTGTGGATGTCATCATTTCTGCTGCCCTGATATACACTACTACCTGTGCCTTCAAGAAGCAGACTCCGAGCAAACATATAAGCATAGTTACATATAAGCTGACTaatatttgtgtatatgtatgttctGACAGCATGTCATTGTGCCCTCATGCTGGCATGAGTGTAGGTCCTGCTGACCACCACTCTGACTGTACACACTGCTGTTAtacagctggagtattgctgccAGCTATTATCATGTATATTCTGTGTTGACCTATGACTGGCAGACCTGGAGAAGCAGCAGGCCTACAATTTGTTCCTGGGTGTGTTTGAACCGAAGGATGGAGATCTGAACTTGTGGGAACTACCGACAGACTATTATCTGCACAACCAAAATGCCCTCACCTTCACCCGACTCAAGCACAGGAGGTGTGTATCCCTTATTATGTTGATAACTTACACAATGAAAAATTTGGTCACATGTTCCATCCTTTACAGTTAGGtacacatatttacaaatatcagAGTTATAAAATACTAGTTAAAATTACTGAAGATGCCGTCTTATAGGCTACCaaagaaatgttacaatatGATGATACTATTCGACAAAAATGTTACAAATTGGGTTTCTTCTGTTAGAACTTTTCTATTTTCGAAAGGGTTTGATTTTGCATGGGACAATCAGTGTGTTGATTCTGAGGGCAAGTTTATTTCAGAACTAACACAAAGACTAAAAGATATCTATTTGCAAGAATGGTCTGAAAAGATGTCCCTTTCCagtaaatgtttgtattataaGATGTTCAAATGTACTTCGTGTCTAAACGTAAAACAGTATAGGATAGCGTTAAGTAAACTGAGATGTTCTTCACATGATTTACTTATCGAAAGTGGAAgatttaaaaatgtcaaaaaagaaaacagaactTGCAAGCTATGTGATCTTAACCAAAtagaagatgaatatcattaTCTTTTAATTTACCCAACATATAATTCCATCAGAAAGTTGTATATTAAGAAATATTATCAAGTCCATCCAAACCTCTATAAATTCTTTGCATTGTTGAATAACACAAACCATGCTATACTTCAAAACTTGTCCATGTTTACCCATTATGCTATGTTGTATAGGACAGAATATATGTCAAAACACATTGTAACCTACAGCTGATTATTTCCCTTTCTTTATGTATATCACATGTGCGTGTAAAtagtgattttttaaatgtgttgtactacaggcctgtggcctttcagtaccagaaataaatatatatagataatCCATCTTTTACAGTTAGGTCACATAATCCATCCTTTACAGTTAGGTCACATAATCCATCTTTTACAGTTAGGTCACATAATTAATCTTTTACAGTTTTGGTCACATAATCCGTCTTTTACAGTTTTGGTCACATAATCCATCTTTTACAGTTTTGGTCACGTCTCATGTTCAGCATTATTCTCCATGGTTGTTGACATCATGTATTCTCCACAGCTATTCTCAATGGTGGGAACTTCCTGTGTGTCATAGTCTACCACTCTCATCAGAGGAAGGTGGGTGCCAATTGACATATTCGCCAGTTTAGCTAACATTCTGTTttcaatttgaaacaacctaTGAAAGTTCATGTATTTTTCCTTTTTTGGGCTAACCTTGTGAGAATGAATTTCCACTTTCAAATTACCTGACGTTCTATGTGGACATGTCTAGAATCTAAGTCCTCAACTGTCGACCTGCTGCCAGTCACCAAGGGCGAGAGGGATGAGAGAGTGAATGCCTTCTTTGAGTACTACCGGCCATTCGAGCTGACTTCACTTGATGACCACTACTGTATGTCCATGACCAGCTCGATCAAGTAAGACACAGATGCTTACTTCCTACTCAGTAAACTGTTTTTATGTGGCAGCAGAGGATATTTGTAAACGTTGTCAGTAGCTGTAAATGGCTTGAAGCACTGATAGCACTGTTGTCGGTCGACAacagcaggtacttcaagtgaCCTCATCTGGTAGCTGACACCTGTGGCATGTCAGGAACACTAATGTGAGACTAACAGATCCCCTGTCCTCCTACATGCATACAAGCTAACTGAAATGACAACCATGTAGAAAACTGTCATTCACTGGCAATGGAAGTATAGTTTCTTCACATACAGATCTCCAAATTTAGACTACCAATAAGATTGATCCCATGGCATTGGGAGTAGAGAATGCCTCTAACATCTAGTCTGGATGTCAGTACAGTTTCTCTTGATTCAAGCATTTATAACTTCAACACCACTGGAAACTGTGGATGACATCTGGCACATTGTGTATGACAGAGCACTGATATCCTACCCACAGGGACTTCATGCCCAAGGGAGCCAGTGATCCCAGTCCATTCCACCTGCGGCGCATCGCTGCTGCTTCCACCAACACAGCCCAGCAGGACAAGAGCGGGTAAGTACCCTCCCAGGACTAAATTGATGGATACATGTCGTCATGGCTGATGATGGCATGGCAACAGGTGGGCATGTTCATGCCATTATTGAGCCATCTAAACATTCTGATTTTGATATGCTTAACAGAGGACATGTGGTCTTGTGTTAATGCTGTCATTGTCCTAACAGCATATGTTGTCTTGTGCTACTTCCCTCGGAGTTCTAATGGCACATGTTGTCATGTGTTAATGACTTTGGTTAATGACGTTGGCACATGTGGTCTTGTGTTAATGACGTCAGGGTTCTAATGGCACATGTTGTCTTGTGTTAATGACCTCAGGGTTCCAATGGCACATGTGGTCTTGTGTTAATGACGTCAGGGCTCTAACAGCCGTCAGAGATTCTAATGGCACATGTAGCTATGTATTGATGAtgtcatggtggtggtggtggtggtttatTTGCATGATTATGATACAGTCTGTGATTTGTTGGTGTTGATGAAGGTCATGTGATATATTTGAGAATCCTTAAGCAACTGGGCATGACGTACACAGCACTGACATGTGATTCAGTAATAGTGACACATGTGACACAATAACAAGCAAGCAAGCAGCTTTCCTTGTTACAATTTTGTCTCATTCTCTATTCTTCTGAATTTTTCTGTATTGTTCAAAAGGAAACCTGTCTCCAACTCTGGGACTTTAAAGTACAGATTTATAAGCATTTGTAAATAGACAACCTTTTGCCAAtatctaaatatgaaatatgatttcCGAAGAGTAAGACTTCTCAATCCAAATTGtcctgctgtttttgtttcTAAATAGTTTTCAGTGGTATAGGTCTATCGTGAAAAGGCTCAAAACACAAACCAGAGTCTAGTCACATAATATTTAATAGGCCTGCATCTGCAGTGCGCAGAATCGTCACCTGGGAAATGGAAGAGTAGCGTAAGCTTTTAATGATTGATTGCAAACAGTGCTATAGAAGGGGCATGTACTGCCCGTTTAAGATACAGTGGATGCACTCTGAAACAGTTCAGAATATATCTTTGGAAACATTGCACATGAATAATGGGAGGCAGAAAGCTTGCGAGGACTCTGTTTGAGCCCTGTACATGGAGTATCCAACCATAGAACAGGACACAGAGAACAACAAGTAACTTTACAGAAATGACCGTATGCCATTGCCATAGTCAGTGTTGAGTGTGAATACTTACATGCTACTCCCCACATAATCATATTTATGTATTAAACCTGAAGATTGTCTGTTGGTCTCCATGAAAAGTTGGCAACCATATCTGTTTTTGATGCAATATTTTTAATACGTTAGAGCTGTAAATTCAGAAAGGTTGGATTGGTGAAGATGTTTGGATTTTTGTATTTGCCTGATTGCCTGAATGTATGTAATACTGTGGCCCATGAAATGAAATTGCCTCTAGGAATACACTTTGTGTAAAATTACCTTTAATGTGAAAGGTGTGTCCACTGCAGGACCAATCATCAAGGAAACctcaatatatatttcacaaaagtGAATTCCGTTGCTCCGTAAACACAAAACCAACAGACATTCTTGACTCTAATACTAGCGATGGACATACTGGCAACTGATTTCTTGTTTTATATTgcatatattgttttatgcaaAGTGATACCAGATGAGTTTTGACCTTGTGAAGATTTCCTTTTGGAGTTTCTTTTATTGATAAGTGCTTTATTCTTAGTCAAGCTTTTACTGTCAAAAGGTAAATGTTAATGCTTTTATTTGCCTTTTTGTTTGTTGCCAAATTTGACATTCTGTTTTGTTCTGCATGTGAAGTTTTGATGCTGTTTCTAGAGTGGCCACATTCCATCGCAACCAAAGCAGCACACAACTTTCCTTCATTACCAGGTtggttgccatgacaacacTAACAGGTTGTCACAAACTCCACACACTGCCCATTGCAAGCCTACCTAGATCCTACATTAAAACTTGCAAGTAGAAGTGATGCCGTGAAGTTTGTCTTTGCACAGAAACATCATGCACCTAATTGTCCAGTTATCACAATATAATGCAATGCTAATCTTTTTCTATGATTAATCCTCTGTTTTTATGTTTAATCAGTAATTATTTTATTCTAAGTGTACTCTGTAATTAATCATATGTGGTTGTATCCAGTGATAGTTTCTGTAGAATTTAAAATATAAGCCCCCAAAAAGATATGGTTTGGATATCAAGTGGTGGTATTAGATGGAGGCATATTGTATTTCAGTTGAACATTTGCCTTCATGATGTCAACATTACCCATGAATACCACGGATTGTACACTCATGCCTCCCTAACAACATGCACCGAGTGTGAATGCACAATATCATTTCGAGAGAGGTCAGATgtagtatatatataatttgggatttcacttttggAGTAAAGTaaagattctagtacttttgctGGGTTGAGTCCCACTCAGTCCCACTGAGCTAGACACCTGATTGCCAGCAGACGTCAGCTGCCTAACCTGTCACCATGGTTTCTATAAAAATTGAAGTTGGACAACTTTCTAagaggcattgtgtattcatagcttttGTTCATGGGAACTGCGCCAATATACAGAGGTTAAATAAAGTCTGTGGTCTGGACTACTAGTTGGCCAACTTCCAATTATAGATATTATCATGTGGACAGTACAAGATGGTGTTTTACCATATTCCACTGTCCCCATCTTAATATCTATAATCAGAAGTTCTGTAATATGTAGTTTGTAGGCAGATAGTATGTGACCACATTTCACATGAAATATTACTGCACTTGTGCGTtttttgtagaaatatttttttcttgtcaCTCTCAGACAATAGTTTGCCTGAACTGTCTTAGTATCAGTTTGTTGTTTCCATGCAGACATTGCTGTGgttggaacagaggttatgAGAATTTGACAACTCCCTGTTactttgacagtatctttgaaTTGCTTAATTATTTACCTTCCTTGAAAATCTCTGCTTGCTTGCTtctaatgaactattttctgtGCGTTTTGTCAGCTTCTTTCAATTAAAATTTGATAGTAATGAGATAGTAATttctttcatttatattttttatgcaaATTTTTAAAACTTCATCAGAGATTCTCTTGAGGTAAACACAATGCTGCATCACCACAACATCTGTGTTTGTTTGCTAGATACAACTATGACACATGTAATCCTTAGATCAGGGGACTGTTTGGCTCTGTGTTACTGCTCTAGCATTGCTGCTTGAGACCAATGTCAGGCAGGTTTCTCAGTGTGATTGTAGTGTGACAACTATCACATGGCTCTCCTGAAACATGGAAACCATGGCAACTGTGGTGCAAGGATCACATTGTTCGAAGGGATTCACTGTTGTTAGCTGTTGCATTCTGATACTTGGTTTGTAGACAGGATGCTAATCCGAACATTTCGGGCAAGGACTCAACATCATCCATCACCTCTCAGGGGTCAGAGGGCAGCACGAGCAGCACCGACGATTCAGACATGGAAGGTGACGTCAACCTCGGCTCAGACTCGTCAAGTCCGTATGACTCAGAGTCAGAGTCTAACTATGTATCGTTCAAGGTAAGTGTTTTACAGGCGGTTGCAGGGAATGGTTGGGGTAGTTTACAATGCTGTTTGttccacagtctaagtaaacttatcctcagtacttttcattacactacactactgagtctaactaaaccttatgggaggtcgcatcaggtagcctttgagattgaccaatcagaacacagcttaccaaatcgcaaaagtggacatttgcacatatcttttgaactttttatctcgaaaaggttaatacccgaacgattccgaatgctatttagcgtacacttgcttccgggtgatgcacacggtgtaagtaaacagtcactgaaaatggtgttttgggcaatattcaaggatgtcatcttgcgggaATATTAGTTAATGGTAACCATTAACAGAAACCCCTAAGCctgtatactgcaggtcaaataattgtgttatatgcggacttttgtttgtggagagatatgtgtcagtgacctgaatattttgaaagtccctccgatccctaaatagtagctgttttctgattggttacaTCTGTTTAACTgtctcgtgtttgattggacggtcattggtcggttacctgacgcgaccttcaactaggttttgttagactcagtggtggagtgtaatgaaatacactgagactaagtttacttagactggttcgTTCCAgtactccagggacacacatcctcgatatctccagggtatacgttccaataagtctccactataccctggacgcatctatggctaagcccgataaatttattatctcccttggctgactttttatccaatcaggtgtataCGCCGGGAAGTTGAGCAAGCCAATCACAacacactttcgctttttacattatctaaccgattaaacttggcaaaacaaaccatgcagaggttctctgaaagaggcagaaggagttcttgcatatatatatatatttaattttcgGACCTATCAATGTGTAAGTATGATTTCTCCTAAATCTCAGTCGCACTGCGAGTAAACGGCATACAACCGCTATCTttattgacactggcaagttcagttgtaacggcggcttagctgattggctgattGTGAGGATGCGagccagtaaagggaggtaataaaatttttggccgtagatgcatccagggtatagtggagacttatcagaacgtataccctggaaatATCGAGGATGAGGGACACAGTACTCTGGGGTTTTCTGTTGACAATGCTGTTTGTTCCAGTATACCAGGGACACTGTACCCAGGGGTTTTCTGATGACAATGCTGTTTGTTCTAGTATACCAGGGACACAGCTCTGGGGTTTTCTTATGACAATGCTGTTTGTTCCAGTATACCAGGGACACAGCTCTGGGGTTTTCTGATGACAATGCTTTTTGTTCTAGTATACCAGGGACACAGCACTGGGGTTTTCTGATGACAAAGCTGTTTGTCCCAGTACACCTGGGACACAGCTCTGGGGTTTTCTGTTGACAATGCTGTTTGTTCCAATATACCAGGGACACAGCACTGGGGTTTTCTGATGACAATGCTGTTTGTTCTAGTATACCAGGGACACATCTGTGGGGTTTTCTGATGACAATGCTGTTTGTTCCAATATACCAGGGACACAGCTGTGGGGTTTTCTGATGACAATGCTGTTTGTTCTAGTATACCAGGGACACAGCTGTGGGGTTTTCTGTTGACAATGCTGTTTGTTCTAGTATACCAGGGACACATCTGTGGGGTTTTCTGATGACAATGCTGTTTGTTCCAATATACAAGGGACACAGCTCTCGGGTTTCTGTTGGCAATGCTGTTTGTTCCAATATACCAGGGACACAACACTGGGGTTTTTCTTGACAT is part of the Haliotis asinina isolate JCU_RB_2024 chromosome 6, JCU_Hal_asi_v2, whole genome shotgun sequence genome and harbors:
- the LOC137287298 gene encoding polyphosphoinositide phosphatase-like — encoded protein: MERPVISYLQKLVLYETKARFYIVGSNKTETKFRVLKIDRTEPRELVVNDDKVEYSKTEIRNILTMINVGNQTPMARRGGVGLTKTVSAFGIVGFIRFLEGYYVILVTKRRKVALIGPHTIYKIEDTSMLYIPNDTVRFFHPEESRYVRMFQNVDLSSNFYFSYSYDLTHTLQYNMTPSLDPYQQPRFDSMPSPGVGNQEFLEDIVARVRSPRSPGMSTPAEDEAALGDMNYIPRSNHINQSTESSPKPGDETVYGVRNKPSEKFVWNRHLLTGMMEVVHPDWIIYFTNGFVGQSNVNVYGKPIYLTLIGRRSNQYAGTRFLKRGTNSEGGVANEIETEQIVHDASVTFLEHGKVTSFTQMRGSIPLFWSQDIAKMVPKPPIMLDKRDPFAHAAGLHFNQVLQRSGAPVIVLNLVKTREKKRHESILSDEFIDTINYLNQFLPPDHTIHYIGFDMARVNKRKDTDVLVRLARIAKYCLKQTGFFLSMPPSQAQVVLKDEEFKGIQGHRSATGLRQTGIVRTNCVDCLDRTNTAQFAVGRCAMAYQLYALNVIDKPHLEFDTDCLRMLEDLYEDHGDTMALQYGGSQLVHRIKGYRKISPWTSHSRDIMQTLSRYYSNAFSDLEKQQAYNLFLGVFEPKDGDLNLWELPTDYYLHNQNALTFTRLKHRSYSQWWELPVCHSLPLSSEEESKSSTVDLLPVTKGERDERVNAFFEYYRPFELTSLDDHYCMSMTSSIKDFMPKGASDPSPFHLRRIAAASTNTAQQDKSGVATFHRNQSSTQLSFITRQDANPNISGKDSTSSITSQGSEGSTSSTDDSDMEGDVNLGSDSSSPYDSESESNYVSFKDLFPSMKKVYNTDITDLNKRDKKLYERYVEIQQGFREPETSDPDQSIFCIKQRRVKPGLDIYPISAFKLDSTYGVEPPPVSRLSQDIYTAYVQRGQHGAGPPTKADKITYAKYVSHKYM